Proteins encoded within one genomic window of Anopheles gambiae chromosome 3, idAnoGambNW_F1_1, whole genome shotgun sequence:
- the LOC1279024 gene encoding homeotic protein caudal isoform X2: MVSYYNHFAMYPKNHSGNLPYSATTGWYPSNYQHQPPHPQFIGDGESSPQPAMYYPHPHVFHPQSSPDWSSHENFSTPPQTSFGLSHGPSPGAGGTGSGGSGGGSGGIGSGALHLGQNPNLHHHHHHHHHGNNGGGNGGGGGSGGNAHDHLADGLHSIPSPPITVSGSDMSSPGAPTGSSSPQITPRPTPVKSPYEWMKKQSYQSQPNPGKTRTKDKYRVVYTDQQRLELEKEFHYTRYITIRRKAELAQNLQLSERQVKIWFQNRRAKDRKQKKKAETGSVGGGMGGLGGGQSLVAAHAQGHNPHGGAAQSMSALLADTKPKLEPSLHLSHLHQMSAMSMGMGSMGLHHHHPGHHAALHAHLGVPTSQHHQLNQAAVAAAAASQVPSTSLSIM; encoded by the exons ATGGTTTCGTACTACAATCACTTCGCGATGTATCCGAAGAATCACAGCGGCAATCTGCCGTACTCGGCGACGACCGGCTGGTACCCGAGCAACTACCAGCACCAGCCGCCCCATCCGCAGTTCATCGGCGATGGTGAATCGTCGCCCCAGCCCGCCATGTACTATCCCCATCCGCACGTCTTCCACCCGCAGTCCAGCCCGGACTGGAGCAGCCACGAGAACTTCTCCACGCCGCCCCAAACGTCGTTCGGCCTTTCGCACGGCCCGAGCCCGGGTGCGGGCGGTACGGGCAGCGGCGGTTccggcggtggcagcggcggcaTCGGATCCGGAGCACTGCATCTGGGGCAGAACCCGAACctgcatcaccaccatcaccatcaccaccatggCAACAATGGCGGCGGAAACGggggtggcggcggcagcggcggaaACGCGCACGACCATCTGGCCGATGGGCTGCACAGCATACCGTCACCGCCGATTACCGTGTCCGGGAGCGACATGTCCAGCCCGGGAGCGCCGACGGGATCATCGTCGCCCCAGATTACGCCCCGCCCGACGCCGGTCAAGAGCCCGTACGAGTGGATGAAGAAGCAGTCCTACCAGAGTCAACCCAATCCAG GGAAGACACGCACGAAAGACAAGTACCGGGTGGTGTACACCGACCAGCAGCGGCTTGAGCTGGAGAAGGAGTTCCACTACACGCGCTACATCACGATCCGCCGGAAGGCCGAGCTGGCCCAGAACCTGCAGCTGTCCGAGCGGCAGGTGAAGATCTGGTTCCAGAACCGTCGCGCCAAGGACcgcaagcagaagaagaaggccGAAACGGGCAGCGTGGGCGGCGGCATGGGTGGACTCGGCGGTGGCCAGTCGCTGGTGGCAGCGCACGCCCAGGGCCACAACCCGCACGGTGGGGCGGCCCAGTCGATGTCGGCCCTGCTGGCGGACACGAAGCCGAAGCTCGAACCGTCGCTACACCTCTCGCACCTGCACCAGATGAGCGCGATGAGCATGGGCATGGGCTCGATGGGgctgcaccatcaccatcccGGCCACCATGCGGCACTGCACGCGCACCTTGGCGTGCCGACCTCGCAGCACCATCAGCTGAACCAGGCGGCAGTGGCAGCGGCCGCCGCCTCACAGGTGCCTTCGACCTCGCTCAGCATAATGTGA
- the LOC1279024 gene encoding homeotic protein caudal isoform X1 has translation MVSYYNHFAMYPKNHSGNLPYSATTGWYPSNYQHQPPHPQFIGDGESSPQPAMYYPHPHVFHPQSSPDWSSHENFSTPPQTSFGLSHGPSPGAGGTGSGGSGGGSGGIGSGALHLGQNPNLHHHHHHHHHGNNGGGNGGGGGSGGNAHDHLADGLHSIPSPPITVSGSDMSSPGAPTGSSSPQITPRPTPVKSPYEWMKKQSYQSQPNPGGLINICSAPSLQDFAPVESGGKTRTKDKYRVVYTDQQRLELEKEFHYTRYITIRRKAELAQNLQLSERQVKIWFQNRRAKDRKQKKKAETGSVGGGMGGLGGGQSLVAAHAQGHNPHGGAAQSMSALLADTKPKLEPSLHLSHLHQMSAMSMGMGSMGLHHHHPGHHAALHAHLGVPTSQHHQLNQAAVAAAAASQVPSTSLSIM, from the exons ATGGTTTCGTACTACAATCACTTCGCGATGTATCCGAAGAATCACAGCGGCAATCTGCCGTACTCGGCGACGACCGGCTGGTACCCGAGCAACTACCAGCACCAGCCGCCCCATCCGCAGTTCATCGGCGATGGTGAATCGTCGCCCCAGCCCGCCATGTACTATCCCCATCCGCACGTCTTCCACCCGCAGTCCAGCCCGGACTGGAGCAGCCACGAGAACTTCTCCACGCCGCCCCAAACGTCGTTCGGCCTTTCGCACGGCCCGAGCCCGGGTGCGGGCGGTACGGGCAGCGGCGGTTccggcggtggcagcggcggcaTCGGATCCGGAGCACTGCATCTGGGGCAGAACCCGAACctgcatcaccaccatcaccatcaccaccatggCAACAATGGCGGCGGAAACGggggtggcggcggcagcggcggaaACGCGCACGACCATCTGGCCGATGGGCTGCACAGCATACCGTCACCGCCGATTACCGTGTCCGGGAGCGACATGTCCAGCCCGGGAGCGCCGACGGGATCATCGTCGCCCCAGATTACGCCCCGCCCGACGCCGGTCAAGAGCCCGTACGAGTGGATGAAGAAGCAGTCCTACCAGAGTCAACCCAATCCAG GAGGCCTTATCAACATCTGCTCGGCACCATCCCTGCAAGACTTCGCTCCGGTGGAATCTGGTG GGAAGACACGCACGAAAGACAAGTACCGGGTGGTGTACACCGACCAGCAGCGGCTTGAGCTGGAGAAGGAGTTCCACTACACGCGCTACATCACGATCCGCCGGAAGGCCGAGCTGGCCCAGAACCTGCAGCTGTCCGAGCGGCAGGTGAAGATCTGGTTCCAGAACCGTCGCGCCAAGGACcgcaagcagaagaagaaggccGAAACGGGCAGCGTGGGCGGCGGCATGGGTGGACTCGGCGGTGGCCAGTCGCTGGTGGCAGCGCACGCCCAGGGCCACAACCCGCACGGTGGGGCGGCCCAGTCGATGTCGGCCCTGCTGGCGGACACGAAGCCGAAGCTCGAACCGTCGCTACACCTCTCGCACCTGCACCAGATGAGCGCGATGAGCATGGGCATGGGCTCGATGGGgctgcaccatcaccatcccGGCCACCATGCGGCACTGCACGCGCACCTTGGCGTGCCGACCTCGCAGCACCATCAGCTGAACCAGGCGGCAGTGGCAGCGGCCGCCGCCTCACAGGTGCCTTCGACCTCGCTCAGCATAATGTGA